The DNA sequence GTTCCAATTGCAAGCTACGATTTGATCAAAAAAGAATTTGACATTACCATCATCGGCCACATTACTTCGGAAAATGAAGGAGCCAATCTGGTTACTACCGGAGGCTCAATTATTCCGCTTCAGGCGCAAGGCTGGAATCCGCTGAAGGATTAGGAAACTGTCATTAGTCACTAGAAAATTTGGCCTCCCTTTTTTCTAATGACTAATGACCATTTTCATTATTAAGTTCTGGTTTTTGGGGCTTTGAGTAAACTTACCAAAATAGTAGCCAGAATAAGGAATACGCCTGCAACAAGGTATCCATTGCTATACGAACCGGTTTTGTCAGCTACCATTCCACCCAACATTGGGCCAACAACTCCTGCAATACCCCATCCGGTAAAAATCATTCCATAATTTACACCCAGATTTTTCATCCCGAAATATTCGGCAGTGGTAGTTGGAAACAAAGAAAATACTGCTCCGTATGAAATTCCGGCAATGGCAGAACCAACAACCAGCATCGGAATTGAAGTGTAGAAAGCGAACAGGAACATATTTACTGCCTGAATCATGAATACAATCATCATAGCGCGGGTACGCCCAACTTTATCTGACAAAGCTCCTGCTCCCAAACGTCCAATCGCATTAAAAATAGAAAGAATGACTACCAGCATAAATCCGGCAGTTTTCCAGTCGGCCTGTGCAACGGCTATGCTTGGTAAGTGTGCAATCAACATCAATCCGGCAGTTGCAGCAAGCAAATACATCACCCATAACAAATAAAACTGGGGAGTTTTAGCCACTTCGCTCCAGGTATAATCATTCCCTTTTTGCGTCGATGCTGCTTGTTTGGCTGAAGCTTTTGGTGCCTGATCTTCCGTAGGATCAGCCAAAAACATGGATAAAACAGAGACAACTGCAATGGCAAAAACACCAAGAATAATGAATGTGTTGCTTATTCCGTAAGCTTTTAGAAGTGTGGAGGTAATGGGTGTCATATAAACGGGAGAAAGTCCCACTCCCGAAACCACAATTCCGGCAATTAAACCTTTCTTCGATGAGTCGAACCATTTCATGGCGCAAGGTGTCGCCGCCGAATATCCGAGGCCGATTCCTATGGAGCCAATTACTCCAAAAGTAAAAACCATTGTCATTAAGCTGGTGGCAAAGCCTGAAAGAATGAGTCCGCCTCCCAGCATAATCCCGCCAAAGATGGTGACTAGTTTGGGGCCGAATTTATCCTGTGCCCTTCCGGCAAAAATCATAGTAAATGCAAAGACGGCTGCTGAAACGGTGAAAGGAAGCGCAGCGTCGGTGTTGGTCCAGTGCCAGTCGCTTACAAGGGCTTTTTTAATGACTCCCCACGAGTACAGCGTTCCCATGATCAGGTTTATGCCCAAGGCGGCAAAGGTGATGATCCACCCGCGGTTGTTAGTTGTTTTGTTCATTTTTTTGAGAGGTTTTTGGGTTCTTAAAATAATGGATAATAATTTGGATTTACTAATTGGCGATGCAGAAAAGTTAAATTTGAAATTAAAATAGCTCGATTAATAATCATTCGGTGGTAAAAGTCTATTTCTGCTTTAAATCTAGTTTATTGCTTCATCCGGCAATCTAAATTATTCTATCGAATTTAGTTCTGGGCAGTGGTTTTGTTTTCGCAAATACTAAAGAACATGTAATTTTTTGATTGCATTACCCCATTTATTACCCCTCGTTTTATACGTACAATGCTTTCTTTGTTGTAACTTAATCAAGTCAAACGCATTCAACTAAATCATATGATATGACAGAAAAAACAAACAATCGCCGCGATTTCCTGAAGAAATCGTTGGTAGCGGCTGCCGCGATTACAATTATCCCGCGGCGCGTCTTGGGTGGAAATGGCTTTCTTGCTCCAAGTGATCAGTTAACCAAAGCCATTATCGGAGTTGGCGGAATGGGACAGGGGCATATCGTTTACGAAGGCACCAGACTATTGGCCATTTGCGATGTGGATAAAAACCATTTAAGCAGTACCCTTCAAAAAGTTGGTTCTGAAGTGAAAGGATATTCCGATTTTCGTGAATTATTGCTTCGTCCGGATATTGACATTGTACACATCGCCACACCTCCTCACTGGCACGGAATTATGTCGGTAATGGCAGCCGAGGCAGGGAAAGACGTTTGGTGCGAAAAACCCATGACCCGGACCATTGGCGAAGGTAAGCGGGTAATGGAAGCGATCAACGCAACGGGTAAAATGTTCAGGCTAAATACCTGGTTCAGGTTTAAAGACAATTTCTACGGATTGAATACTCCGGTGAAACCGCTGAAAAAAGTAGTTGAAAGCGGAGTTTTAGGTTGGCCTTTGAAAGTAACAATCAGTGGAGTGACCGGCTTCGACTGGAAATTCTACTGGGTTGGAAAGACAAATCTGTCACCACAGCCTGTTCCTGAAGTACTCGATTACAACATGTGGTTGGGGCCAGCTCCCGAAAAACCATATAATGTACACCGCATACACCAGACATTCCGCGGATATTGGGATTACGATGGAGGCGGATTGGGCGATATGGGTCAGCATTACATCGATCCGGTTCAGTACTTTTTAGGAAAAGACAATACCAGCCCGGTAAAAGTGGAAGTGGATGCCCCTCAACAGCATTACGATGCCATTGGTACCTGGCGCAAAATAACTTATACTTATGCCGATGGTTGCCAGATTATTCTGGACGGTGAAAACAAAGACCAGAATGCAGCTTACATTGAAGGGCCAAACGGGAAAATATTCAAAGGCTTCAAGTCGGACATTCCGAATTTGAATGCCTTGATAGACACGCTTCCGGAGCCTGCACCTCAGATTAGCACTTTCAGCGAATCGGTTCGTACCCGACATAAATTTGCCTTGAACGAAGAAAATGGTTTCCGCTCGGCTACCATTGTAAATTTGGGAGTCATCGCATTGCGCTTGGGCCGCACACTCAACTTCGATCCGGAAACGCTGACCTTTGTCAACGATGATGAAGCGAACAGGTTAATTAATCAACCAATGCGCGGAGAATGGAGGATATAGGGAATAGCCTCCCCCAACCCCCTCCAAAGGAGGGGACCTAAAAAGGCAAAAGTTCTTAGAGAACGTGAAATTAATAAATAACAGGCTTTTTCTGAAGCCTCACCCTTAGGGGGAGGTTTGGAGGGGGCTCAAAAGACAGATCGAATGAAAAACATTACAAAGAATATATTGACCATTTTTCTGGCTCTTTTCCTGACGGCTCCAACGTTTGCTCAGGATAATCGTCGCCTTGAAACCAAAGTTGCCGATGTTTTGGCACAGTTTCCGGCACAAAACGGAGAACATTCGGCGAAATTAATGCTCCAGATCATCGGAACCGGAGCTCCCGGAATCTCTAAATTTTGCGACATGATCGTTCCTCCTGGAACGGGCAACGACACTCAGGCTCGTTTTGCATTGGAGAGCCTTGCCCAGTATGCCGGGGCGCAAAATCGCGAAGCCGACCGGAGGCTGGTGGAAGGTTCAATCCTTGAAGCATTGCAAAAAGCAACTGACAAGGAAGTAAAAGCCTTTTTCATCCGCCGCCTGCAATATTGTGGAGGCGCTGAAACTGTTGCTGCAATGGAAACTTACCTGAATTCGGCTGATTTGTACGAACCGGCCTTGGCTGTATTGTTTAGCATTGGTAGCGCCGATGCCGGAAAAGTAATCCTGAAAAATGCACAGGGTAAAAAAGACCAGCAATTACTTTCGATGGTAAAGGTGTTGGGTCAGTTAAAGTATCAACCTGCCGAAAGTTTCCTGATCGACCTCACCAAAACGGTCAAAGTTGCTTTGCTGAAACATGTTTATGCGTCACTTGCTGAAATCGGAGGGAAAGCTTCGCTTCCGACTTTCGAAGCTGCTGCAAAAGCCGCCAAGTACCAATACGATTACGCTGAAACGATGGTCGCTTACCTTCAATATGCCAATCGTTTGGCTCAACAGGGTGAAACAAAACTCAGCAACCAGTTAGGTGAAACTGTACTGAAAAACTGTACGACCGACAATCAGTTGGTTTACCGTTCATCGGCGCTGACTATTCCAGGTTTTGGCTCGAATGCCTTGTTCCTGAAAGAGATTCAGAATAAAAATAAAGCTTATCGCAATGCCGTTCTGACGAATGCTGCCAATCAATTGAAAAGTGAAACCGTTGGATCATGGATTGCCGCGATGAAAAAAGCGCCAGCCGAAACTCAGGCCGAAATCATTCATTTCTTAGCCAATCGTCCGGAACCTGAAGTTTTGCAAAAAGCGATTCTTCCAGCTTTGTCATCAGAAAATGAGGCAATCCGGGTTGAAGCAATTAGCTCATTGGCTACCAATCAAAAAACCAAAGCAGTACCGGTTTTGCTCGAACAACTGAAGAAAGCTAAAAGCGCCAATGAGTTTGCCGAGATTGAAAAAGCCTTGCTAAATACCTGTTCTATTAAAGAAACAGAATTGCTTTCAGCACAGCTCAATAGCGCGGGCAACGAAAGTAAAGTGGTTTTAATTCATGTTTTGGGCGCTCGCCGCGCAACCGAAACTTTTGGGGCCATGATGAAACTTTGTCAATCAGAAAATGCAGATGTCAAAGATGCCGTTTTTGCCGCCTTGGCAAATGTTTCGAAAGTTGATAATGCTGCTGAATTAATCTCAACACTAAAGAAAACAACTGATAAAAAATCGATAGAAAATATACAGGCTGCTTTAATTGCTATTTATTCAGGAACAACAAAACCTGATACGAAACTGGTGCTGGATGAGATCCAGAAAGGAGAACAAACCGAAAAGTTTATTCCTGTTTTGTCGTCGCTTAACGATCCGAAAGCACTGAAAATGGTTGCAGGATTGCTGAAAACAGGTAGCCCGGCTGAGCGCGAGGCTGCATTTACATCGCTTTCAAACTGGACTGACCCTAAAGCTGCACCATATTTATTTGCAGTTTTTACCAATCCTGAAATGAAATCATTCAGGAGCAAAGCTTTGAAATCGTATCTGCGGATTACCCTTGAATCCAGTTTGCCCGCCGACGAAAAACTGTTGATGATTGAAAAACTGATGCCCGAATGCACCACTACTCCTGAAAAAGAATCGGTTATTCA is a window from the Aquipluma nitroreducens genome containing:
- a CDS encoding L-lactate MFS transporter, which encodes MNKTTNNRGWIITFAALGINLIMGTLYSWGVIKKALVSDWHWTNTDAALPFTVSAAVFAFTMIFAGRAQDKFGPKLVTIFGGIMLGGGLILSGFATSLMTMVFTFGVIGSIGIGLGYSAATPCAMKWFDSSKKGLIAGIVVSGVGLSPVYMTPITSTLLKAYGISNTFIILGVFAIAVVSVLSMFLADPTEDQAPKASAKQAASTQKGNDYTWSEVAKTPQFYLLWVMYLLAATAGLMLIAHLPSIAVAQADWKTAGFMLVVILSIFNAIGRLGAGALSDKVGRTRAMMIVFMIQAVNMFLFAFYTSIPMLVVGSAIAGISYGAVFSLFPTTTAEYFGMKNLGVNYGMIFTGWGIAGVVGPMLGGMVADKTGSYSNGYLVAGVFLILATILVSLLKAPKTRT
- a CDS encoding Gfo/Idh/MocA family oxidoreductase, which translates into the protein MTEKTNNRRDFLKKSLVAAAAITIIPRRVLGGNGFLAPSDQLTKAIIGVGGMGQGHIVYEGTRLLAICDVDKNHLSSTLQKVGSEVKGYSDFRELLLRPDIDIVHIATPPHWHGIMSVMAAEAGKDVWCEKPMTRTIGEGKRVMEAINATGKMFRLNTWFRFKDNFYGLNTPVKPLKKVVESGVLGWPLKVTISGVTGFDWKFYWVGKTNLSPQPVPEVLDYNMWLGPAPEKPYNVHRIHQTFRGYWDYDGGGLGDMGQHYIDPVQYFLGKDNTSPVKVEVDAPQQHYDAIGTWRKITYTYADGCQIILDGENKDQNAAYIEGPNGKIFKGFKSDIPNLNALIDTLPEPAPQISTFSESVRTRHKFALNEENGFRSATIVNLGVIALRLGRTLNFDPETLTFVNDDEANRLINQPMRGEWRI
- a CDS encoding DUF1080 domain-containing protein, with amino-acid sequence MKNITKNILTIFLALFLTAPTFAQDNRRLETKVADVLAQFPAQNGEHSAKLMLQIIGTGAPGISKFCDMIVPPGTGNDTQARFALESLAQYAGAQNREADRRLVEGSILEALQKATDKEVKAFFIRRLQYCGGAETVAAMETYLNSADLYEPALAVLFSIGSADAGKVILKNAQGKKDQQLLSMVKVLGQLKYQPAESFLIDLTKTVKVALLKHVYASLAEIGGKASLPTFEAAAKAAKYQYDYAETMVAYLQYANRLAQQGETKLSNQLGETVLKNCTTDNQLVYRSSALTIPGFGSNALFLKEIQNKNKAYRNAVLTNAANQLKSETVGSWIAAMKKAPAETQAEIIHFLANRPEPEVLQKAILPALSSENEAIRVEAISSLATNQKTKAVPVLLEQLKKAKSANEFAEIEKALLNTCSIKETELLSAQLNSAGNESKVVLIHVLGARRATETFGAMMKLCQSENADVKDAVFAALANVSKVDNAAELISTLKKTTDKKSIENIQAALIAIYSGTTKPDTKLVLDEIQKGEQTEKFIPVLSSLNDPKALKMVAGLLKTGSPAEREAAFTSLSNWTDPKAAPYLFAVFTNPEMKSFRSKALKSYLRITLESSLPADEKLLMIEKLMPECTTTPEKESVIQATRNVKTFLSLVFVSSYLDDPELSDVAASTAKALALPSSGKKNGLTGEFVADVLKKVMGKMVGPDSQYDVIDLREYLEKMPKEKGFVSIFNGKDLSGWHGLVKNPVLRAKMKPEELAKEQVAADAKMLTNWSVKDGCIVFNGEGDNLCTTKMYGDFEMIVDWRISKNGDSGIYLRGAPQVQIWDTARVDVGAQVGSGGLYNNQKNPSKPLVLADNAIGDWNTFRIKMVGERVTVYLNGILVVDNVVMENYWDRSIPIFAKDAIELQAHGTDLAFRNIFVKELNTEEAQLSDQEKAEGFKLLFNGKNLDNWQGDKIDYTAEDGMIVVSPKEGGHGNIYTDKEYSDFIFRMEFQLTPGANNGLGIHAPLEGDAAYVGKELQILDNTAEIYKDLQPYQYHGSVYGIIPAKRGFLKPVGDWNYEEVIVKGDDIKITLNGTVIVDGNMKEASKNGTADHKNHPGLLRHKGYIGFLGHGSDLKFRNIRIKEL